A stretch of Methanococcus voltae PS DNA encodes these proteins:
- the vhuG gene encoding F420-non-reducing hydrogenase subunit VhuG, with protein sequence MADKVRLGLIQLCGCSGCHISLLDLHEQLLDVLPNLEIVYAPIIADVKEIPECDVFLIEGGARNEHDEHLIHEIREKSKVVIAWGTCAVYGGIPGLGNLYSAEQLKKTVYGTETTDNVGELPSDEMVPPLTNSVMPVPSIVDVEYVIPGCPPRPEINAGAIVALLEGRDPELPKKIVCDECPRTKENVIPETFKRTFEGTPDPEKCLFEQGYTCVGMGTRAGCGALCPSAGVPCRGCYGKTDEVLDQGSSLANTYAAAGDEALKISDKSALFNRFTLPAALISKKQE encoded by the coding sequence ATGGCAGATAAAGTTAGGCTCGGATTAATACAACTATGTGGATGTTCAGGATGCCATATATCACTACTTGATTTACACGAACAATTATTAGATGTTCTTCCGAATTTGGAAATCGTTTACGCTCCAATCATTGCTGATGTAAAAGAAATACCCGAATGTGATGTATTTCTTATCGAAGGTGGTGCAAGGAATGAACACGATGAACATTTGATTCATGAAATCAGAGAAAAATCAAAAGTAGTGATTGCTTGGGGAACCTGTGCAGTATATGGTGGAATTCCAGGACTTGGAAATTTATACAGTGCAGAACAGTTGAAAAAAACTGTTTATGGAACTGAAACTACAGATAACGTTGGAGAATTACCTTCTGATGAAATGGTACCTCCGTTAACTAATTCAGTTATGCCTGTTCCAAGTATTGTAGATGTTGAATACGTAATTCCAGGATGTCCTCCAAGACCGGAAATTAATGCTGGTGCAATTGTAGCATTACTAGAAGGTAGAGACCCAGAATTACCTAAAAAGATTGTTTGTGACGAATGTCCAAGAACAAAAGAAAATGTTATACCAGAAACATTTAAAAGAACTTTTGAAGGAACACCAGATCCTGAAAAATGTTTATTTGAACAAGGTTACACTTGCGTAGGAATGGGTACAAGAGCAGGATGCGGTGCACTCTGCCCTAGTGCTGGAGTTCCATGTAGGGGATGCTATGGTAAAACTGACGAAGTACTTGACCAGGGTTCATCTTTGGCAAATACATATGCTGCTGCAGGAGATGAAGCTTTAAAAATTTCCGACAAATCAGCATTATTCAACAGATTTACATTGCCAGCAGCTTTGATTTCAAAAAAACAGGAATAA
- the vhuD gene encoding F420-non-reducing hydrogenase iron-sulfur subunit VhuD, translated as MAEPIIMAFICYQUGYGAADLAGTSRMQYPASVRPIRVPCTGKFDITYALRAFQKGADAVFVAGUKPNECAFETGNFRAEERVKMTKQILDEMGIGGDRIEMFFMSGADAGKFTEAVNEMTDRAKKLGPNPLKK; from the coding sequence ATGGCCGAACCTATAATTATGGCATTCATTTGCTATCAATGAGGTTATGGTGCTGCTGACTTAGCAGGTACTAGTAGAATGCAATACCCAGCAAGCGTTAGACCTATAAGAGTCCCTTGTACAGGTAAATTTGATATTACCTACGCATTAAGGGCATTCCAAAAAGGTGCTGATGCAGTATTTGTTGCAGGTTGAAAACCTAATGAGTGTGCATTCGAAACAGGTAACTTCAGAGCGGAAGAAAGGGTTAAAATGACCAAGCAAATTCTCGATGAAATGGGAATAGGTGGAGATAGAATCGAAATGTTCTTCATGAGTGGAGCAGACGCAGGAAAATTCACCGAAGCTGTTAATGAAATGACTGACAGAGCTAAAAAGTTAGGTCCAAACCCATTAAAAAAGTAA
- a CDS encoding CoB--CoM heterodisulfide reductase iron-sulfur subunit A family protein → MSDPKVGVFVCYCGSNINGAVDCEAVKDFASKLDGVVVAESYPFMCADPGQNLIKDAIKEKGLDRIVVAACTPKIHEPTFRACLSEAGISPYYLEFVNIREHDAFVHMNDVKAATDKAKELVAAGIARAKKLEDVPQKVVDVDKSCMVIGAGIAGIQSALDLADQGFKIYLVDKDESIGGRMAQLAKTFPTDDCAMUILAPKMVSVANHPNVELLTYTEVKDIDGYIGNFNVKLEKKARYIDEITCTGCGACAAVCPIEIPNEFDLGLGTRKAIYVPFPQAVPLVYTIDMEHCINCELCSKVCAAKAVRYDQKPEEVEIKVGTIITATGYDEFDATQKEEYGYGVYDNVITTLEIERMINPAGPTGGHEIRPSDGKHPHRTVFVQCVGSRDEKVGNPYCSRVCCMFALKNAQLMKMHDPNAEVYICYMDIRAFGKGYEEYYKRAQEQFGVRFVRGRPAAVIEDPETKNLTVRVEDTLLGEILEIDADLVVLSAGLVGKKETKDLAKMMGVDVGPEGFFKESHPKLAPVNTKVDGIAIAGVAQGPKDIPDTVAQAKGAASAVAIPMSQGSFKIEMIRATVDEDVCGGCKVCAIMCPYNAITYEEKEGHLVAITDDVACKGCGACAGACPSGAMQLRYYRDSQILDSIDGMLDAANMINNE, encoded by the coding sequence ATGAGTGACCCCAAAGTGGGGGTTTTCGTTTGCTACTGTGGTTCTAACATCAACGGTGCAGTGGATTGTGAAGCAGTTAAAGATTTCGCTTCCAAACTCGATGGAGTAGTAGTTGCTGAATCATACCCATTTATGTGTGCTGACCCTGGACAAAATCTTATTAAAGATGCAATCAAAGAAAAAGGGTTGGACAGAATTGTGGTAGCAGCATGTACTCCTAAAATCCACGAACCTACGTTTAGAGCGTGTTTATCAGAAGCAGGCATATCCCCATATTACTTAGAGTTTGTGAACATTAGAGAGCATGACGCTTTTGTTCATATGAATGACGTAAAAGCTGCAACAGATAAAGCTAAAGAATTAGTTGCAGCAGGTATTGCTAGAGCTAAAAAACTTGAGGACGTACCTCAAAAAGTTGTGGATGTAGATAAAAGCTGTATGGTGATAGGTGCAGGTATTGCAGGTATCCAATCTGCATTAGACCTTGCCGACCAAGGCTTTAAAATATATCTTGTAGACAAAGATGAGTCAATCGGCGGAAGAATGGCACAATTAGCTAAAACTTTCCCAACCGATGACTGTGCGATGTGAATTCTCGCACCGAAAATGGTTTCGGTGGCTAACCACCCTAACGTGGAATTATTAACTTACACAGAAGTTAAAGATATTGATGGATACATTGGTAACTTCAATGTAAAACTTGAGAAAAAAGCAAGATACATTGATGAAATTACCTGTACCGGTTGCGGCGCTTGTGCTGCAGTATGTCCTATAGAGATACCTAACGAATTTGATTTAGGTTTAGGTACTAGAAAAGCGATATACGTACCATTCCCACAAGCTGTACCTTTAGTATATACAATTGACATGGAACACTGTATTAACTGTGAACTTTGTTCAAAAGTATGTGCTGCAAAAGCTGTAAGATACGACCAAAAACCTGAAGAAGTAGAAATTAAGGTTGGTACAATTATCACAGCTACAGGGTACGATGAATTTGATGCTACACAGAAAGAAGAATACGGTTACGGAGTTTATGACAACGTTATCACAACCTTAGAAATTGAAAGGATGATAAACCCAGCTGGACCTACCGGCGGTCATGAAATCAGACCAAGTGACGGTAAACACCCTCACAGAACTGTATTTGTCCAATGTGTTGGTTCAAGAGACGAAAAAGTCGGCAACCCATACTGTTCAAGAGTATGCTGTATGTTCGCACTTAAAAACGCTCAGTTAATGAAAATGCACGACCCTAATGCAGAAGTGTACATTTGCTACATGGATATAAGGGCATTTGGTAAAGGATACGAAGAATACTATAAAAGAGCACAAGAACAGTTTGGTGTTAGATTCGTAAGAGGAAGACCAGCAGCTGTTATTGAAGACCCTGAAACCAAAAACTTAACCGTTAGAGTTGAAGATACATTATTAGGCGAAATCTTAGAGATTGATGCTGACTTAGTTGTATTATCAGCTGGTTTAGTGGGTAAAAAAGAAACAAAAGACCTAGCTAAAATGATGGGCGTTGATGTAGGACCAGAAGGATTCTTTAAGGAGTCACACCCTAAATTAGCTCCAGTTAACACAAAAGTTGATGGTATCGCAATTGCAGGAGTTGCACAAGGACCTAAGGATATTCCAGACACAGTAGCACAGGCAAAAGGTGCTGCAAGTGCTGTGGCTATTCCAATGTCACAAGGTAGCTTCAAAATTGAAATGATTAGAGCAACTGTTGACGAAGATGTATGTGGTGGATGTAAAGTATGTGCAATAATGTGCCCATATAATGCAATTACATACGAGGAAAAAGAAGGTCATCTAGTAGCTATAACAGACGACGTTGCATGTAAAGGTTGTGGAGCATGTGCAGGTGCATGTCCAAGTGGTGCTATGCAGTTAAGATACTACAGAGACTCACAAATCTTAGATTCAATTGACGGAATGTTAGATGCAGCTAATATGATTAATAACGAATAA
- a CDS encoding VOC family protein gives MKYVITLLAVKDIKISKKFYEKLFNQHVVCDLGKNITFDGGFALQEDFPWLLDIPENSLIKKSNNMELYFEVDDFDEFLKKLEEYEKYEKIEYVNKPKKHEWQQRVVRIYDPDFHIIEVGESMILIAKRYLNEGYSIEKTAEIIQHPVDFVKMVKENHCHKN, from the coding sequence TTGAAATATGTAATAACACTTTTAGCAGTTAAAGATATAAAAATTTCCAAAAAATTCTATGAAAAACTTTTTAATCAACATGTAGTATGTGATTTGGGTAAAAATATAACATTTGACGGAGGATTCGCACTACAAGAAGATTTTCCATGGCTACTAGATATTCCTGAAAATTCCTTGATTAAAAAATCAAATAATATGGAATTATATTTTGAAGTAGATGATTTTGACGAATTTTTAAAAAAACTGGAAGAATACGAAAAATATGAGAAAATAGAATATGTAAATAAACCTAAAAAACACGAATGGCAACAGAGAGTTGTTCGTATTTATGACCCAGATTTTCATATCATAGAAGTAGGAGAATCAATGATTTTGATTGCAAAACGCTATCTTAATGAAGGTTATTCTATTGAAAAAACTGCAGAAATTATCCAACATCCTGTTGATTTTGTAAAAATGGTTAAAGAAAATCATTGTCATAAAAATTAA
- a CDS encoding methanogenesis marker 8 protein: protein MENNKDIHIMEALGNAKVTVVNGKVISIDKPIIKTCPLFLKHRNIEELNEDTIKKNIEFRIQSFGLFTKDRVVEEKEQIVSFGTSEIFMTALNKKMLDAVVIVSDCAGTVITSNPYLVQGLCGRISGIVKTTPIKEVIERINKANPNGDILNEETAEINQVKGVLKAIELGFKNIGVSIAHPEQLKEIRQIEKEYNLKNNGEDGIKICIFGVHTTGADFNKYKSEIPEYDLIANCASKSLYSLLKTDEDLKDVLKVQAGKGVPIYALSNFGKDLLLERFKELDKKIYICTEDNLPDIQEMPQ, encoded by the coding sequence ATGGAAAATAATAAAGATATTCACATAATGGAAGCATTGGGTAACGCAAAAGTTACTGTAGTTAATGGAAAGGTTATATCCATAGATAAACCAATAATAAAGACATGTCCTTTATTTTTAAAACATAGGAATATTGAAGAATTAAATGAAGATACTATAAAGAAGAATATCGAGTTTAGAATACAAAGCTTTGGATTATTCACAAAAGACCGAGTGGTGGAAGAAAAGGAGCAAATTGTTAGCTTTGGAACTTCTGAAATTTTTATGACTGCCTTAAACAAAAAAATGTTGGATGCAGTAGTTATTGTTAGTGATTGCGCCGGGACTGTTATAACTTCAAATCCTTATTTAGTACAAGGATTATGTGGTAGGATATCAGGAATTGTTAAAACTACGCCTATAAAAGAAGTAATTGAAAGAATAAATAAAGCAAATCCCAATGGTGATATATTAAATGAAGAAACTGCAGAGATTAATCAGGTAAAAGGAGTTTTAAAAGCAATTGAACTTGGTTTTAAAAATATTGGCGTTTCAATAGCACATCCAGAGCAGTTAAAAGAAATAAGACAAATTGAGAAAGAATACAATTTAAAAAATAATGGAGAAGACGGTATAAAAATCTGTATTTTTGGAGTGCATACTACAGGGGCAGATTTTAATAAATACAAGTCAGAAATCCCAGAATACGATTTAATCGCAAATTGTGCATCAAAGAGCCTTTATAGTTTATTAAAAACCGATGAAGATTTAAAGGACGTTTTGAAGGTACAAGCGGGAAAAGGGGTTCCAATATATGCTTTATCTAATTTTGGTAAAGATTTATTGTTAGAACGATTTAAGGAATTGGATAAAAAGATTTATATTTGCACGGAGGATAATTTGCCAGACATTCAAGAAATGCCCCAATAA
- a CDS encoding isopentenyl phosphate kinase — protein sequence MLIVLKLGGSILCDKNIPYSVKWDNLSRICKEIKQFFDEKLMKNPENFINNQEKPKLIIIHGGGSFGHPVAKKHIIKDNNGNSRFVDMESGYWEIQKAMRKFNNIVISELHSYGIPAVSIQPSSFAMFNKEGLHFDLTVIKKMLDKNLVPVIHGDIVLDELNEYKIFSGDHALPYLSKELKPDLSLHASDVEGVWDNNKDIINTISSENIEDVKKSLSFSSKEDVTGGMYLKVMECFNSGVTSIIFNGNKKDNVYKALNNNVNGTIIEK from the coding sequence ATGTTAATCGTGTTAAAACTTGGTGGTAGTATATTATGTGATAAAAATATCCCTTATTCTGTAAAATGGGATAATTTATCAAGAATTTGCAAGGAAATAAAACAATTTTTTGATGAAAAATTGATGAAAAATCCTGAAAATTTTATTAATAATCAAGAAAAGCCAAAATTAATAATAATTCACGGGGGAGGTTCATTTGGACACCCTGTGGCAAAAAAACACATCATAAAAGATAATAATGGAAATTCTAGATTTGTAGATATGGAATCAGGTTATTGGGAAATACAGAAAGCAATGCGTAAATTTAACAATATTGTTATATCTGAATTACATAGTTATGGCATACCTGCAGTTTCTATTCAACCATCTTCTTTCGCAATGTTTAATAAAGAAGGTTTACATTTTGATTTAACCGTAATCAAAAAAATGCTCGATAAAAATCTTGTACCAGTAATACATGGAGATATAGTCCTAGATGAATTAAACGAATATAAGATTTTTTCAGGGGACCATGCACTACCTTATTTATCTAAAGAACTTAAACCAGATTTAAGTCTACATGCTTCAGACGTTGAAGGTGTTTGGGATAATAATAAGGATATCATAAATACCATATCTAGTGAAAATATCGAAGATGTAAAAAAATCGCTTTCCTTTTCTTCAAAAGAAGATGTTACTGGCGGAATGTATCTAAAAGTCATGGAGTGTTTTAACTCGGGAGTGACCTCTATCATTTTTAATGGTAATAAAAAGGATAATGTCTATAAAGCGTTGAATAATAATGTAAATGGAACCATAATTGAAAAATAA
- a CDS encoding homoserine dehydrogenase, giving the protein MCEKSLNKCNDFKELKVILVGLGVIGKGVLKVIDAKNDDLFKKYGFKISVVAACDSSGATINENGIKPLSIIKTKEETGKIVNHDFGVQKNILEVIESVNADVVIEVTPTNIETGEPAKSYTLKAFETKKHVVSANKGALAVAYSELMNSADKNDVMFRYEASVGGAMPVINLARESLAGNNIKNIKGILNGTTNYILTKMEKEGLDFNTILKEAQELGIAETNPHQDVSGLDTAAKMVILANTLLGKDYTIKDVKLEGITRITPEALEMANKSGTTIKLIGEVSNKKLEVCPKLIPIDHPMNVKGSLNVAMFDTDLAKDVVVIGRGAGDIETSSAILSDLIFIGNSKKCND; this is encoded by the coding sequence ATGTGTGAAAAGAGTCTTAATAAATGTAATGACTTTAAGGAACTTAAAGTAATTTTAGTTGGCTTGGGAGTTATTGGAAAAGGCGTTTTAAAAGTTATAGACGCTAAAAACGATGATTTATTTAAAAAGTATGGATTTAAAATAAGTGTTGTTGCTGCATGTGATAGTAGTGGTGCTACAATAAATGAAAATGGAATTAAACCCCTTTCAATAATAAAAACCAAAGAAGAAACTGGAAAAATAGTTAATCATGACTTTGGAGTTCAAAAAAACATACTTGAAGTTATCGAATCCGTTAACGCTGATGTAGTTATAGAAGTAACCCCTACAAACATAGAAACAGGAGAACCTGCAAAATCATACACTTTAAAAGCTTTTGAAACCAAAAAACACGTTGTTTCTGCAAACAAAGGAGCTTTAGCAGTGGCTTATTCAGAATTAATGAATAGTGCGGATAAAAATGACGTAATGTTTAGATATGAAGCATCAGTAGGCGGAGCTATGCCAGTAATAAATTTGGCTAGAGAAAGTCTTGCAGGTAACAATATTAAAAATATTAAAGGAATTTTAAATGGTACAACCAACTACATATTAACTAAAATGGAAAAAGAAGGGTTAGATTTTAATACTATTTTAAAAGAAGCTCAGGAGTTAGGTATAGCAGAAACAAATCCTCATCAAGATGTTAGCGGATTAGATACTGCTGCAAAAATGGTAATTCTTGCAAATACTCTTTTGGGTAAAGATTATACAATCAAAGATGTAAAACTCGAAGGAATAACAAGAATTACACCGGAAGCACTTGAAATGGCAAATAAAAGTGGTACCACCATAAAATTAATTGGGGAAGTTTCAAATAAAAAATTAGAAGTTTGCCCTAAATTAATACCTATAGACCACCCTATGAACGTTAAAGGTTCTTTAAACGTTGCTATGTTTGATACCGATTTAGCAAAAGACGTTGTAGTAATTGGAAGAGGAGCTGGAGACATTGAAACTTCTTCTGCTATACTAAGTGACTTAATATTTATAGGCAATTCGAAAAAGTGTAATGACTAA
- a CDS encoding CDP-2,3-bis-(O-geranylgeranyl)-sn-glycerol synthase encodes MDYYVFLLLSSVWYIIPAYIANAMACVFGGGTPLDGGKNFVDGRRLIGNGVTIKGTISGITCGVIGSILQYFVGNYFNIDWMMFLNVGLMQYIILGLLLSSGALFGDMFGSFVKRRFNISQGGSAPLWDQLTFIVFALIFGYFYIPASLNMAILLILLSPIVHLISNIIAYKLGIKKVWW; translated from the coding sequence TACCTGCATATATTGCAAATGCTATGGCTTGTGTTTTTGGCGGGGGAACTCCTTTAGATGGAGGCAAAAACTTTGTTGATGGTCGTAGATTAATAGGAAATGGAGTAACAATCAAGGGAACAATTTCAGGAATAACTTGTGGGGTTATTGGCTCAATACTGCAATATTTTGTTGGCAATTACTTTAATATAGATTGGATGATGTTTTTAAATGTTGGATTAATGCAATATATAATATTAGGGTTGCTTTTATCATCTGGTGCCTTATTTGGAGACATGTTTGGAAGTTTTGTGAAAAGAAGATTTAATATTTCGCAGGGCGGTTCTGCACCCTTATGGGACCAATTAACATTTATAGTATTTGCCCTAATATTTGGTTACTTTTATATACCTGCTTCATTGAACATGGCAATATTATTAATATTACTCTCGCCAATTGTTCATTTGATATCAAATATAATTGCGTATAAATTAGGAATTAAAAAAGTATGGTGGTAA